A stretch of Sulfurimonas xiamenensis DNA encodes these proteins:
- a CDS encoding shikimate kinase, whose product MPNRKNIILIGFMGVGKGSVAREVIKISDYMSVDTDDLIESMENRTVKKIFEKEGEAYFRNLERKVSLWLENCVDNTLISTGGGFYKQKNLKSIGIVVFLNSPFDKILKRIKSHSNAAKKLKKRPLLNDLKKAKELYKERLPEYKALADIVIDVTDKSALECAKELLKKVEEHA is encoded by the coding sequence ATGCCGAATCGTAAAAATATTATTTTAATAGGTTTTATGGGTGTGGGAAAGGGAAGTGTGGCTCGTGAAGTCATTAAAATTTCTGATTATATGTCTGTTGATACCGATGATTTGATAGAGAGTATGGAAAACAGAACTGTTAAGAAGATATTTGAGAAAGAGGGCGAAGCTTACTTTAGAAATTTAGAAAGAAAAGTTTCTCTTTGGCTGGAAAATTGTGTAGATAATACTCTTATATCTACAGGCGGCGGGTTTTATAAACAGAAAAATCTCAAAAGTATTGGGATTGTTGTCTTTTTAAACTCTCCATTTGATAAAATACTCAAGCGGATAAAGAGTCATTCCAATGCGGCAAAAAAACTTAAGAAAAGACCGTTATTAAATGATTTAAAAAAAGCAAAAGAGCTTTATAAGGAGCGATTGCCTGAATATAAGGCTTTAGCAGATATAGTTATTGATGTAACAGATAAAAGTGCACTAGAGTGCGCTAAAGAACTTTTAAAAAAGGTAGAAGAGCATGCGTAA
- a CDS encoding dUTP diphosphatase encodes MDKILLMLQLQADLNEATNGEKWTSGITKNSKVINWKRCIYMECAEMIESFTWKHWKNIDKEADWDNLQVEVVDVWHFIMSLAIENYSQTLRGQIEDLAINISELESFNKINTQNTTFAQQDDIIEKIESIMLDTLSKEPLNLEKLISDFFDLVVMSGLDLESLYKLYVGKNILNQFRQDHGYKEGNYIKIWAGEEDNVIMKRILEENSDIKPDELYKKLTKLYLALNKS; translated from the coding sequence ATGGATAAAATATTACTTATGCTGCAGCTTCAAGCAGATTTAAACGAGGCTACAAACGGAGAAAAATGGACAAGCGGAATAACAAAAAACTCTAAAGTAATAAACTGGAAAAGATGTATCTACATGGAGTGTGCGGAAATGATTGAGAGTTTTACATGGAAGCACTGGAAAAATATAGATAAAGAGGCAGATTGGGATAATTTACAAGTTGAAGTTGTTGATGTTTGGCATTTTATAATGAGTTTGGCTATAGAAAACTACTCTCAAACACTAAGAGGTCAAATTGAAGATTTAGCGATAAATATTTCAGAATTAGAAAGTTTTAATAAAATAAATACTCAAAATACGACATTTGCACAGCAAGATGATATTATAGAAAAGATAGAATCGATTATGCTAGATACTCTCTCTAAAGAGCCTTTAAATCTTGAAAAATTGATATCAGACTTTTTTGATTTAGTTGTAATGAGTGGTCTTGATTTGGAGAGCTTGTATAAGCTTTATGTAGGAAAAAATATTTTAAATCAGTTTAGACAGGATCACGGCTATAAAGAGGGAAATTATATAAAAATTTGGGCCGGTGAAGAGGATAATGTAATAATGAAAAGAATTTTGGAAGAAAATAGTGACATAAAACCAGATGAGTTATATAAAAAACTTACAAAACTCTATTTAGCTTTAAACAAGAGTTGA
- the purQ gene encoding phosphoribosylformylglycinamidine synthase subunit PurQ, whose amino-acid sequence MKVAILQFPGTNCEYDTQHAFESLGAQTEILWHKSETIPSDTDLLVIAGGFSYGDYLRSGAIAKFSPVMKAVTKYADNGGKVLGICNGFQVLTEAGLLPGALKRNENLHFISKHHHLKVINNDNIFLKKFNVGDILNIPIAHHDGNYYIDEAGLKELNDNNQILLKYCDENAEDKNPNGSVDSIAGICNKEKNIFGLMPHPERAMESLLGSDDGVKMLEGFLTA is encoded by the coding sequence ATGAAAGTAGCAATTTTACAATTTCCGGGTACGAACTGCGAGTATGACACGCAACATGCCTTTGAGTCATTAGGAGCGCAAACAGAGATTTTATGGCATAAATCTGAAACAATTCCTTCTGATACGGATCTTTTAGTAATTGCGGGCGGTTTTAGCTATGGCGACTACTTAAGAAGCGGTGCAATTGCAAAATTTAGTCCTGTTATGAAGGCAGTAACTAAATATGCAGATAATGGCGGAAAAGTATTGGGAATCTGTAATGGATTTCAAGTACTTACAGAAGCGGGTCTTCTTCCTGGTGCACTTAAGAGAAACGAAAACCTGCACTTTATCTCAAAACATCATCATCTAAAAGTGATAAACAATGATAATATATTTTTAAAAAAATTTAATGTTGGTGATATTCTCAATATTCCTATTGCACATCATGATGGTAACTATTACATAGATGAAGCTGGATTAAAAGAGCTCAACGACAATAATCAGATTCTTTTGAAATATTGTGATGAAAATGCAGAAGATAAAAATCCAAATGGAAGTGTAGACTCAATTGCTGGTATTTGCAATAAAGAAAAAAATATTTTTGGATTAATGCCTCATCCTGAAAGAGCAATGGAGTCTCTTCTTGGAAGTGATGATGGAGTTAAAATGTTAGAGGGATTTTTAACAGCGTGA
- a CDS encoding thioredoxin family protein, with protein MRNIFIILVFGIVVNIFGSEINWAKDYHEGVKIAQESKKPVLFVSSRHSCKFCVILDETTFEDKRVAEELNKNFVSIISYSDENDYMPQELWQPGTPAIWFLMPDGEPMYQPLMGAIDAENFLKALSIVKEEFNKEKSK; from the coding sequence ATGCGTAATATTTTTATAATTTTGGTATTTGGTATTGTAGTAAATATCTTTGGATCAGAGATCAATTGGGCAAAAGATTATCATGAAGGTGTTAAAATCGCACAAGAGAGTAAAAAACCTGTGCTATTTGTTTCTTCAAGACACTCGTGCAAGTTTTGTGTTATTTTAGATGAGACTACTTTTGAAGATAAAAGAGTTGCAGAAGAGTTAAATAAAAATTTTGTTTCCATTATTTCTTATAGTGATGAAAATGATTATATGCCTCAAGAGCTGTGGCAGCCTGGTACTCCTGCTATATGGTTTTTAATGCCTGATGGTGAACCGATGTATCAACCGCTTATGGGTGCCATAGATGCAGAAAATTTTTTAAAAGCACTCTCTATAGTTAAAGAAGAGTTTAATAAGGAAAAAAGCAAATAA
- a CDS encoding lysophospholipid acyltransferase family protein, with protein sequence MKIFAHISWLFATIIIAVSLTIMILTFYILPRPYSRKLSAWLIRISIFFTVEVKGKEDPKAQMFLLNHQSDLDIVVMETITSRDLTWVAKKELFDMPFFGLILKLPQDIAVERESKTSLIKLLKDAKRVLKTNRVITMFPEGTRSTKDKMLPFKSGAKIVADANRLRVQPVVLIQTSKYYNIKNFYYKPGRIKAIYMESFVADKNDENWLKDLREKMQKVYDNELANNPSHR encoded by the coding sequence ATGAAGATATTTGCTCACATTAGTTGGTTATTTGCAACCATAATAATAGCAGTATCACTTACTATAATGATATTGACTTTTTATATTCTCCCTAGACCATATAGCAGAAAACTCTCAGCCTGGCTTATTAGAATCAGTATATTTTTTACAGTTGAAGTAAAAGGCAAAGAAGATCCAAAAGCTCAAATGTTTCTTTTAAATCATCAAAGTGATTTAGATATAGTTGTAATGGAAACAATCACTTCAAGGGATCTTACTTGGGTTGCAAAAAAAGAGCTCTTTGATATGCCTTTTTTCGGTTTAATTCTTAAGTTGCCGCAGGATATAGCAGTTGAGAGAGAGAGTAAAACATCTCTTATAAAACTTTTAAAAGATGCAAAGCGCGTCCTTAAAACAAATAGAGTAATAACCATGTTTCCTGAAGGAACACGCTCCACAAAAGACAAAATGCTTCCATTTAAATCAGGAGCAAAAATTGTAGCTGATGCAAACAGACTTCGTGTTCAGCCCGTTGTACTAATACAAACTTCAAAATACTATAATATAAAAAACTTCTACTATAAACCAGGGCGCATAAAAGCGATCTATATGGAATCATTTGTAGCTGATAAAAATGATGAAAACTGGCTAAAAGACTTAAGAGAAAAAATGCAAAAGGTGTATGATAATGAGCTGGCAAACAATCCTAGCCATAGGTAG
- a CDS encoding hemerythrin domain-containing protein, giving the protein MSTIREYLTADHGHCDELFANMEDAVVKSIESAKDAYEEFAKEAEKHFQMEERIMFLEFEEKTGMTQGPTAIMRHEHAQMRNLIAEMGKALEAKDKDKFFGNSETLMILMQQHNMKEEQMLYPMAQQHLSAESDRIVEMMQSIIVE; this is encoded by the coding sequence ATGAGTACAATAAGAGAGTATTTAACAGCAGATCATGGTCATTGTGATGAGCTGTTTGCAAATATGGAAGATGCGGTAGTTAAATCAATAGAGAGTGCAAAAGATGCATATGAAGAGTTTGCAAAAGAAGCAGAAAAACACTTCCAAATGGAAGAGAGAATAATGTTTTTGGAGTTTGAAGAAAAAACTGGAATGACTCAGGGTCCAACCGCCATTATGAGACATGAACATGCTCAAATGAGAAATTTAATAGCAGAGATGGGCAAGGCACTGGAAGCTAAAGATAAAGATAAGTTTTTTGGAAACAGTGAAACTTTAATGATACTTATGCAGCAGCACAATATGAAAGAGGAGCAGATGCTCTACCCAATGGCGCAGCAACATTTAAGCGCAGAATCTGATCGTATAGTAGAAATGATGCAGTCAATCATTGTTGAATAA
- a CDS encoding S41 family peptidase, whose product MKNKKFITLGFASITVSLALLFSTNLFAYTEAAKEVKESSRLEALAKFTKVISIVEQYNVDDITIEELMDKALQGMMSNLDAHSNYLTQKDYKNLKVQTNGEFGGLGITVGLKDGALTVIAPIEGTPADKAGIKAGDIILKVDNQSTLNMTIDEAVSIMRGKVGSPIELTIVREEEPKPLKINIVRGIITIDSVYTKSIGNDIQYIRVTNFDKKVIDEVAKAIKKRKATTKGIVLDLRNNPGGLLDQAVGLVDIFIDNGDIVSQKGKNKADDEVFTASSQNTLTKVPLVVLINGGSASASEIVSGSLQDHKRGIIVGQNTFGKGSVQVVLPINEEEAIKLTIARYYLPSGRTIQAIGVKPDIEVFPGEVTTNKNDFAIKEADLKKHLEEELEKVDGKIEEDEAQEDSKYIITDEAINKDMQLKVGVDILKALIITKGL is encoded by the coding sequence ATGAAAAACAAAAAATTTATTACTCTTGGTTTTGCATCTATAACAGTTTCGTTGGCACTGCTATTTTCTACAAATTTATTCGCTTATACTGAAGCTGCAAAAGAGGTTAAAGAGAGTTCAAGACTCGAAGCCTTAGCAAAATTTACAAAAGTCATAAGCATTGTTGAACAATATAATGTTGATGACATAACTATTGAAGAGCTAATGGATAAAGCACTCCAAGGAATGATGAGCAACCTTGATGCACACTCAAACTATCTAACACAAAAAGATTATAAAAATTTAAAAGTTCAAACAAATGGTGAATTCGGCGGTTTGGGGATTACAGTCGGATTAAAAGATGGTGCCCTTACTGTTATCGCTCCTATCGAAGGAACTCCGGCAGACAAAGCAGGTATTAAAGCCGGTGATATAATTTTGAAAGTTGACAATCAATCTACTTTAAATATGACTATTGATGAAGCAGTTTCCATTATGAGAGGAAAAGTCGGTTCTCCAATCGAATTGACGATTGTAAGAGAAGAAGAACCAAAACCTCTTAAAATAAATATAGTAAGAGGAATAATAACAATAGATTCAGTCTATACAAAATCTATCGGTAATGATATTCAATATATTCGCGTAACGAACTTTGACAAAAAAGTTATTGACGAAGTTGCAAAAGCTATCAAAAAAAGAAAAGCAACAACAAAAGGGATCGTCCTTGATCTAAGAAACAATCCGGGCGGACTTCTTGATCAAGCAGTAGGCCTTGTTGATATATTTATCGATAATGGTGATATAGTTTCTCAAAAAGGAAAAAATAAAGCTGATGATGAAGTCTTTACTGCAAGTTCACAAAATACTTTAACAAAAGTACCATTGGTTGTACTTATAAACGGTGGAAGTGCGAGTGCGAGTGAAATTGTAAGCGGTTCACTTCAAGATCACAAGAGAGGCATTATAGTAGGGCAAAATACATTTGGAAAAGGAAGCGTTCAAGTGGTACTTCCTATAAATGAAGAAGAAGCTATCAAGCTCACAATTGCAAGATATTATCTTCCAAGCGGAAGAACGATTCAAGCTATTGGAGTAAAACCTGATATAGAAGTTTTTCCGGGTGAAGTTACAACAAACAAAAATGATTTCGCAATAAAAGAGGCTGACTTAAAAAAACATTTAGAAGAAGAATTAGAAAAAGTGGATGGGAAAATAGAAGAGGATGAGGCTCAAGAAGACTCAAAATATATCATAACAGATGAAGCAATAAACAAAGACATGCAGCTTAAAGTTGGTGTAGATATTCTAAAAGCATTAATTATTACAAAAGGATTATAA
- the purC gene encoding phosphoribosylaminoimidazolesuccinocarboxamide synthase, translated as MEKKELLYEGKAKKLFLTDDENLVISEFKDDLTAFNGEKKSSEAGKGALNNKISTELFKLLESKGIQTHFVKMLDDNHMLHKKADVILIEVIVRNIATGSLSRNLGIKEGTVLPFTLVEFDYKNDALRDPKLNDQHALILGLVDFQDELDKLRRMARQVNDILKPYFAEKGLNLIDFKLEFGKDKSGNIILIDEISPDNCRFWDMTSGEKMDKDRFRQGLGDLTIAYEQVLNRILGK; from the coding sequence ATGGAAAAAAAAGAACTACTCTATGAGGGAAAAGCAAAAAAGTTATTTTTAACAGATGATGAAAATCTTGTTATTTCAGAATTCAAAGATGATTTAACTGCATTCAATGGCGAAAAAAAATCAAGTGAAGCAGGCAAAGGTGCACTTAATAACAAAATTTCTACTGAGCTTTTTAAACTTTTAGAATCTAAAGGTATACAAACACACTTTGTTAAAATGTTAGATGATAATCATATGTTGCATAAAAAAGCAGATGTTATTCTTATTGAAGTTATTGTCCGCAATATTGCAACAGGAAGCTTAAGCCGTAATCTAGGAATCAAAGAGGGAACAGTTCTTCCATTTACACTAGTTGAATTTGATTACAAAAATGATGCTTTGCGTGATCCTAAACTCAATGATCAGCACGCTCTTATTTTAGGACTTGTAGACTTTCAGGATGAGCTTGACAAACTTCGTCGCATGGCAAGACAGGTAAATGATATTCTTAAGCCGTATTTTGCAGAAAAAGGTCTTAATCTTATTGATTTTAAATTAGAATTTGGAAAAGATAAAAGCGGTAATATTATATTAATAGATGAAATTAGCCCTGATAATTGCCGTTTTTGGGATATGACAAGCGGTGAAAAAATGGATAAAGATAGATTTCGTCAAGGTTTAGGTGATTTAACAATAGCCTATGAACAAGTTTTAAATAGAATTTTAGGGAAATAA
- a CDS encoding PatB family C-S lyase produces MEKEVRYDFSTSVPREDTNSEKYVLREKLFGTKGVEPLWVADMDIDTPDFVLNAVKKRLEHPVIGYEEVPSSMFDAQIEWMKREHNVEFVLEDMLYSHSVVASMNVAIEAFTQKGDKVIVQTPVYSPFFHSVIEHERDILKNPLKQKDDGSYTFDIEDLKSKIDEKTKLLLLCSPHNPVGRVWKREELEEILKVCLKHNIVVFSDEIHCDLVYAPSKHTPFVSLSQEARNITVTAIGVGKTFNMAGFAISSVAIPNRDLREKFLKVYNRIHFANGSSLSHAAFETAYKDGREWLEALKEHLLKNYNMLQKVCEKFPHLIKVTPIEGTYLAWLDCRGMKLRDKELRDFFVKEAKLGLSAGLGFGREGSGFMRLNFAVCFVKMLQIVSSLEKVLLEYKKID; encoded by the coding sequence AGAAGTATGTTTTAAGAGAGAAGCTATTTGGAACTAAGGGTGTGGAGCCTTTGTGGGTGGCAGATATGGATATTGATACACCTGATTTTGTGTTAAATGCTGTAAAAAAGAGATTAGAACATCCGGTTATAGGATATGAAGAGGTGCCATCTAGTATGTTTGACGCTCAAATAGAGTGGATGAAGAGGGAGCATAATGTAGAGTTTGTGCTTGAAGATATGCTCTATTCGCACTCTGTGGTTGCAAGCATGAATGTTGCGATAGAAGCATTTACACAAAAGGGTGATAAAGTGATAGTGCAAACACCTGTCTATTCACCTTTTTTTCACAGTGTGATAGAGCATGAGAGAGATATTTTGAAGAACCCTCTCAAACAAAAAGATGATGGAAGCTACACTTTTGATATAGAGGATTTAAAATCAAAAATTGATGAAAAGACAAAGCTTTTGCTTCTTTGTTCGCCGCATAATCCGGTTGGAAGGGTTTGGAAAAGAGAAGAATTGGAAGAGATTTTAAAAGTTTGTCTTAAACACAATATTGTCGTATTTAGCGATGAGATACATTGTGATTTGGTTTATGCTCCAAGCAAACATACTCCTTTTGTCTCGCTCTCTCAAGAAGCCAGAAATATAACGGTTACGGCCATAGGAGTTGGAAAAACATTTAATATGGCGGGATTTGCTATAAGCAGCGTGGCAATACCAAACAGAGATTTAAGAGAGAAATTTTTAAAAGTTTATAACCGTATCCATTTTGCAAATGGAAGCTCTCTTTCGCATGCAGCTTTTGAAACTGCTTACAAAGATGGTAGAGAGTGGCTTGAAGCCTTAAAAGAGCATCTTTTGAAAAACTACAATATGTTGCAGAAGGTATGTGAAAAATTCCCGCATCTTATAAAAGTAACACCTATAGAAGGAACCTATCTCGCATGGCTCGATTGCAGAGGGATGAAACTTCGAGATAAAGAGTTGAGAGATTTTTTTGTAAAAGAGGCAAAATTAGGTCTTAGTGCCGGGCTTGGTTTTGGCAGAGAGGGAAGTGGTTTTATGAGATTGAATTTTGCAGTTTGCTTTGTTAAAATGCTTCAAATAGTTAGTTCACTAGAAAAAGTATTATTAGAGTATAAAAAAATTGATTGA
- a CDS encoding ATP-binding cassette domain-containing protein: MSNILEVENLSFGYKKDFLLFNNLTFSLKKGEIKAIVGASGAGKSTLFELILKNLKPISGSIKSSFCSEVFQDPYSSFHPSYKLLNQIKDVAKLDELDKYLENIKLDYEILLKLPYELSGGQLQRASILRAMLMKPDLLLLDEPTSALDNVIQLEVMSMLVKHLDRMGMLLITHDLDLAKWCADEIIMI; this comes from the coding sequence TTGAGTAATATATTAGAAGTTGAAAATCTTTCTTTTGGATATAAAAAAGATTTCTTGCTTTTTAATAATTTGACATTTTCATTAAAAAAAGGGGAAATTAAAGCGATTGTCGGTGCAAGTGGAGCTGGTAAAAGTACTCTTTTTGAGTTGATACTAAAAAATTTAAAACCAATATCTGGTTCAATTAAAAGTTCTTTTTGTTCAGAAGTTTTTCAAGACCCTTATAGCTCATTTCATCCAAGTTATAAACTTTTGAATCAGATAAAAGATGTAGCAAAACTTGATGAGCTTGATAAATATTTAGAAAATATAAAGTTAGATTATGAAATCTTGCTTAAGCTTCCATATGAACTCTCCGGAGGGCAGCTTCAGCGTGCTTCGATTCTTCGTGCAATGCTTATGAAACCGGATCTGCTTCTGCTAGATGAGCCTACATCTGCGCTTGATAATGTAATTCAGTTGGAAGTTATGAGTATGCTTGTAAAGCATCTTGACAGGATGGGGATGCTGCTTATAACGCATGATTTGGATTTGGCAAAGTGGTGTGCCGACGAAATAATTATGATTTAA
- the purS gene encoding phosphoribosylformylglycinamidine synthase subunit PurS — protein MKAIVNVSLKTGVLDSQGKAVHHALESLHFSNVNDVRIGKQIVLNLDEADETKAMADVTKMCEELLANTVIEDYQIELIK, from the coding sequence ATGAAAGCAATTGTAAATGTATCTTTAAAAACAGGTGTTTTAGATTCTCAAGGCAAGGCGGTGCATCATGCATTAGAATCTTTGCACTTTAGTAATGTAAATGATGTGCGAATTGGAAAACAGATAGTTTTAAATCTTGATGAAGCTGATGAAACAAAAGCTATGGCAGATGTTACAAAAATGTGTGAAGAGCTTCTTGCTAATACCGTTATTGAAGATTATCAAATTGAGCTGATAAAATGA
- the crcB gene encoding fluoride efflux transporter CrcB, translated as MSWQTILAIGSGGFIGAVLRAYLNGLISHKFPHDLPYGTLGVNLIGSFIMGLLIAYFMSTTLFSVHAKSFLSTGILGALTTYSTFAIESFFLLNSGHILLAAANISLNAFGTIFTAGSGFYLMKYFLKS; from the coding sequence ATGAGCTGGCAAACAATCCTAGCCATAGGTAGCGGCGGTTTTATAGGTGCTGTTTTAAGAGCTTACCTAAACGGTTTAATCTCTCATAAATTTCCGCATGATCTTCCATATGGGACTTTGGGAGTAAACTTAATCGGCAGTTTTATAATGGGGTTGCTTATAGCCTATTTTATGTCTACAACACTCTTTTCAGTACATGCAAAATCATTTTTGTCTACTGGGATTTTAGGTGCACTAACTACCTACTCTACTTTTGCCATTGAGAGCTTTTTTTTGTTAAACAGCGGGCATATACTCCTGGCAGCTGCAAATATCTCTCTTAATGCATTTGGAACTATTTTTACGGCTGGAAGCGGTTTTTATTTAATGAAGTATTTTCTTAAATCATAA
- a CDS encoding pyridoxamine 5'-phosphate oxidase family protein — MSSDLEKIDKFLSKHHVLTLATSNEKELSACSLFYVFDKVKNSFVVASSEATTHIQNILKNPFVAGAVVLETKIVGKIEGVQFRGEFLLLEDETLKKLYFKKFPYALAMNPKLWQIKINYFKMTDNTLGFGKKIIWQKS; from the coding sequence ATGAGCAGTGATTTAGAAAAAATAGATAAGTTTTTATCAAAACATCATGTTTTAACTCTTGCTACATCAAATGAAAAAGAGCTTAGTGCATGCAGCCTTTTTTATGTTTTTGATAAAGTAAAGAACTCTTTTGTCGTGGCAAGCAGCGAAGCTACTACGCATATACAAAATATTTTGAAAAATCCTTTTGTTGCAGGAGCAGTTGTTTTAGAGACTAAAATAGTAGGTAAAATAGAAGGAGTTCAATTTAGGGGAGAATTTTTGCTTTTAGAAGATGAGACTTTAAAAAAATTATATTTTAAAAAGTTTCCCTATGCTCTTGCTATGAATCCCAAACTTTGGCAGATAAAAATAAACTATTTTAAAATGACGGATAATACTTTGGGATTTGGTAAAAAAATTATTTGGCAGAAATCTTGA